In Photobacterium sp. TLY01, the following proteins share a genomic window:
- the tkt gene encoding transketolase encodes MDRKVLANAIRALSMDGVQQANSGHPGAPMGMADIAEVLWRDHLNHNPQNPNWADRDRFVLSNGHGSMLIYSLLHLSGYDLAIDDLKNFRQLHSKTPGHPEYGYAPGIETTTGPLGQGITNAVGMAIAEKSLAAQFNRDGHDIVDHYTYAFLGDGCLMEGISHEACSLAGTLGLGKLIAFWDDNGISIDGHVEGWFSDDTPKRFEAYGWHVIPAVDGHDAAAINAAIEAAKADPRPTLICTKTIIGFGSPNKAGSHDCHGAPLGHDEIAAAREFLGWQHGPFEIPADVYAQWDAKEAGAAKEAAWNEKLAAYEAAHPELAAEFKRRVNGELPAQWEAEASKIIADLQANPANIASRKASQNALEAFGKILPEFMGGSADLAPSNLTMWSGSKSLTADDASGNYIHYGVREFGMTAIINGIALHGGFVPYGATFLMFMEYARNAMRMAALMKVQNIQVYTHDSIGLGEDGPTHQPVEQMASLRLTPNMSTWRPCDQVESAVAWKLAIERKDAPTALIFSRQNLAQQERSEQQVADIAKGGYILKDCTGKPELILIATGSEVELAVNAAAELSAEGKQVRVVSMPSTDAFDKQDAAYRESVLPSDVTARIAIEAGIADFWYKYVGFDGRIIGMTSFGESAPAGELFKLFGFTTENVVSTAKELLA; translated from the coding sequence ATGGATCGTAAAGTATTAGCCAATGCTATCCGTGCCCTGAGCATGGACGGTGTACAACAGGCCAACTCCGGCCACCCGGGCGCCCCGATGGGGATGGCTGACATCGCAGAAGTACTGTGGCGTGATCACCTGAACCACAACCCGCAAAACCCGAACTGGGCTGACCGCGACCGCTTCGTGCTGTCCAACGGTCACGGCTCCATGCTGATTTACTCCCTGCTGCATCTGTCTGGCTACGACCTGGCGATTGACGATCTGAAAAACTTCCGTCAGCTGCACTCCAAAACCCCGGGTCACCCGGAGTACGGCTACGCGCCGGGTATCGAAACCACCACAGGCCCACTGGGTCAGGGCATCACCAATGCGGTGGGTATGGCGATTGCTGAGAAGTCTCTGGCTGCTCAATTTAACCGTGACGGCCACGACATCGTTGACCACTACACCTATGCATTCCTGGGTGACGGCTGCCTGATGGAAGGGATTTCTCACGAAGCCTGCTCCCTGGCCGGTACGCTGGGTCTGGGCAAGCTGATCGCCTTCTGGGATGACAACGGCATCTCCATCGACGGTCACGTGGAAGGCTGGTTCTCTGACGACACGCCAAAGCGTTTTGAAGCCTACGGCTGGCACGTGATCCCTGCGGTTGACGGCCACGATGCGGCCGCTATCAACGCGGCCATCGAAGCGGCAAAAGCCGATCCACGTCCAACCCTGATTTGCACCAAAACCATCATTGGTTTCGGCTCGCCGAACAAAGCCGGCTCTCACGACTGCCATGGTGCCCCGCTGGGTCACGATGAAATCGCCGCCGCCCGTGAATTCCTGGGCTGGCAGCACGGTCCGTTCGAAATCCCTGCCGACGTTTACGCGCAGTGGGATGCCAAAGAAGCGGGCGCAGCCAAAGAAGCCGCGTGGAATGAAAAACTGGCCGCTTATGAAGCCGCGCATCCAGAGCTGGCTGCCGAGTTCAAACGTCGTGTAAACGGCGAACTGCCGGCACAATGGGAAGCAGAAGCAAGCAAGATCATTGCTGATCTGCAAGCCAACCCGGCCAACATCGCTTCCCGTAAAGCCTCTCAGAACGCGCTGGAAGCCTTCGGCAAGATTCTGCCTGAATTCATGGGCGGCTCTGCAGACCTGGCACCTTCCAACCTGACTATGTGGTCTGGTTCGAAGTCGCTGACCGCGGATGATGCATCCGGTAACTACATTCACTACGGTGTGCGTGAGTTCGGCATGACGGCCATCATCAACGGTATCGCCCTGCACGGTGGTTTCGTGCCTTACGGCGCCACCTTCCTGATGTTCATGGAATACGCCCGTAACGCTATGCGGATGGCTGCGCTGATGAAAGTGCAGAACATTCAGGTTTACACCCATGACTCTATCGGTCTGGGTGAAGATGGCCCGACGCACCAGCCGGTTGAGCAAATGGCTTCTCTGCGTCTGACCCCGAACATGAGCACCTGGCGTCCGTGTGACCAGGTTGAGTCTGCCGTGGCCTGGAAACTGGCGATTGAGCGCAAAGACGCGCCAACCGCGCTGATCTTCTCGCGTCAGAACCTGGCTCAGCAAGAACGCAGCGAACAGCAGGTAGCTGACATCGCCAAGGGCGGTTACATCCTGAAAGACTGCACCGGCAAGCCTGAGCTGATCCTGATTGCCACCGGTTCTGAAGTGGAGCTGGCGGTCAACGCTGCAGCTGAGCTGAGCGCCGAAGGCAAGCAGGTTCGTGTGGTGTCTATGCCATCGACCGATGCATTCGACAAGCAAGATGCGGCTTACCGCGAGTCTGTACTGCCATCAGATGTGACGGCCCGTATCGCGATTGAAGCGGGCATCGCCGACTTCTGGTACAAGTACGTGGGCTTTGACGGCCGCATCATCGGCATGACCAGCTTCGGCGAATCTGCACCGGCTGGCGAGCTGTTCAAGCTGTTTGGCTTCACCACTGAAAATGTGGTCAGCACAGCGAAAGAGCTGCTGGCATAA
- a CDS encoding DUF1127 domain-containing protein, giving the protein MGITTEKLAFTGRKDMVSLIKSGFSSYRRWRQRERDLRHLSELPDYLLDDIGLDRHIVEAELRKALADGK; this is encoded by the coding sequence ATGGGAATAACAACAGAGAAGCTTGCGTTTACCGGGCGCAAAGACATGGTGAGTTTGATTAAGTCTGGCTTTTCTTCCTATCGACGCTGGCGGCAGCGTGAGCGTGACTTGCGTCATTTGAGTGAGTTGCCAGACTACTTGCTGGATGATATCGGGCTGGATAGGCACATTGTTGAAGCAGAACTGCGAAAAGCGTTGGCTGATGGTAAATAG
- a CDS encoding LysR substrate-binding domain-containing protein, translated as MSQPNELRHRMPPLQGLYYFYQAAHYGSFKAAAEHLHVTAAAISQQIRLLEDWLGAALFYRQHRQVVLTPEGQTLFEHSQKGFKHIQNGVWLIHNDPEPQRLSLSTLPSFSVHWLVPRMTDFRSAHPDISVLVESKNELADFEQSSLDLCIRYGEGVYPNVTSQWLMDDLLYPVCHPIYQKEQQIFTLEDLQRAHLIGDLLPDMDWERWMSLVGVQGGSTSLVYDGASYVLEGALAVQGVALARHSLAHRFVEDGTLVRIGNIAVRPNYNYYLCAPEGYFKREKVRLFSDWIRRQAEAFQHTRPVDLIIKEA; from the coding sequence ATGTCACAACCCAATGAACTCCGACACCGTATGCCACCACTGCAAGGCCTGTATTATTTTTATCAGGCCGCGCATTACGGCAGTTTTAAAGCCGCTGCCGAACACCTGCATGTCACTGCAGCTGCGATCAGCCAGCAGATCCGGCTATTAGAGGACTGGCTGGGCGCCGCCTTGTTTTATCGCCAGCACCGCCAAGTAGTGCTGACCCCGGAGGGACAAACGCTGTTTGAACACAGCCAGAAAGGCTTCAAACACATTCAGAATGGGGTTTGGCTGATTCACAATGACCCGGAGCCCCAGCGTTTATCCCTGTCGACACTGCCCTCTTTTTCCGTCCACTGGCTGGTGCCGCGCATGACAGACTTTCGTTCTGCACACCCCGATATTTCTGTGTTAGTCGAATCGAAAAATGAACTGGCGGATTTTGAGCAGTCTTCGTTAGATCTTTGCATTCGTTACGGTGAGGGAGTCTATCCGAACGTCACCAGCCAGTGGTTGATGGATGACTTGCTTTATCCCGTCTGCCACCCGATCTATCAAAAAGAACAGCAGATTTTTACCCTTGAGGATTTGCAACGTGCTCATCTGATTGGTGACCTTTTACCGGATATGGACTGGGAGCGCTGGATGTCGCTTGTTGGGGTTCAGGGCGGCTCCACCTCATTGGTTTACGATGGTGCCAGTTATGTGCTTGAAGGGGCGCTGGCCGTGCAAGGCGTGGCGCTTGCCCGGCACAGCCTGGCACACAGATTTGTTGAAGACGGCACCCTGGTGCGGATTGGCAACATTGCGGTCCGGCCCAATTACAACTATTACCTGTGCGCGCCGGAAGGTTATTTTAAACGTGAAAAAGTCAGGTTATTCAGCGACTGGATTCGCCGGCAGGCAGAAGCGTTTCAGCACACCCGGCCTGTCGATCTGATCATCAAAGAGGCGTGA
- a CDS encoding flavoprotein, with the protein MEKVLLQQTVQPKILIGASGSVDIMLLPKYLQAIKGGINCELTVLMTPTAETFIPASSMALYCDRVIEGEQPRDWPTDKPSRIVADHDVLFVMPATANTLATAAQGGATNRLTTVILTADFPVYFLPVMGAVMWKKPAVQRNVQQLREDGYDVVEPVWHENFDASLNRMVGHPSLPAPEVVIDLIQAALKK; encoded by the coding sequence ATGGAAAAGGTTCTTCTGCAACAAACGGTTCAACCAAAGATACTGATCGGCGCATCAGGTTCTGTGGATATCATGCTGCTGCCAAAATATTTACAGGCAATAAAAGGGGGGATCAACTGTGAGCTGACCGTTCTGATGACGCCGACGGCAGAAACATTCATACCGGCATCCAGTATGGCACTGTATTGTGACCGGGTGATTGAGGGTGAGCAGCCCCGGGACTGGCCGACAGATAAACCGTCCCGGATCGTTGCCGATCATGATGTGTTGTTTGTGATGCCGGCGACAGCAAACACCCTCGCGACTGCAGCACAGGGTGGTGCGACCAACCGGCTCACCACTGTAATTCTGACGGCAGATTTCCCAGTGTACTTTTTGCCTGTGATGGGCGCTGTAATGTGGAAAAAGCCAGCGGTGCAGCGTAATGTTCAGCAACTGCGTGAAGACGGTTATGACGTCGTTGAACCAGTCTGGCATGAGAATTTTGATGCGTCGCTCAATCGGATGGTTGGCCATCCCTCGTTACCGGCCCCTGAAGTGGTCATAGACCTGATCCAGGCGGCGCTGAAAAAATAG
- a CDS encoding metallophosphoesterase — MLVAVSDLHVSHPENRRAVEAMCTQYHSDWLILGGDVADDLNDFEWVIRTVAAQFYRVIWVPGNHELWCTPKEPMALPGEMRYRQLIEICHQYGVLTPEDEYPVYTAENGQSFLLAPLFTLYDYSFRHPSDFTAQQGLERARRAGAVCSDEFFLKTYPYPDIRSWCSERVQYTEARLNAVSAQLPMILINHFPMLQTLTESVQPQEFSIWCGTRQVETWFSRFPVCLVVYGHLHRHGHSVLDGIPHVEVSLGYPKDRQGRDAYCMLTVLDTLLM; from the coding sequence ATGTTGGTGGCTGTCAGTGATTTGCATGTCTCTCACCCGGAAAACCGACGGGCAGTTGAGGCAATGTGTACGCAATACCACAGTGATTGGCTGATTCTGGGCGGTGATGTGGCTGATGATCTGAACGATTTCGAGTGGGTTATCCGAACAGTGGCTGCGCAGTTTTACCGGGTCATCTGGGTACCCGGTAATCATGAGCTCTGGTGTACGCCCAAAGAGCCAATGGCATTGCCGGGTGAGATGCGGTATCGACAGCTTATCGAAATTTGCCACCAATATGGCGTCCTGACCCCGGAGGATGAATATCCGGTGTATACCGCTGAAAACGGGCAATCATTTTTGCTTGCCCCGCTTTTTACACTGTATGACTACTCGTTTCGACACCCTTCTGATTTCACAGCGCAACAGGGGTTGGAAAGAGCAAGACGGGCCGGTGCGGTGTGCTCAGACGAGTTTTTTCTGAAAACGTATCCCTATCCGGATATCCGAAGCTGGTGTAGTGAACGTGTTCAGTACACGGAAGCCCGGCTGAATGCCGTCTCAGCACAGCTTCCTATGATATTGATTAACCATTTTCCCATGCTGCAGACCCTGACTGAATCGGTGCAACCGCAGGAGTTTTCAATCTGGTGTGGTACACGGCAGGTTGAGACCTGGTTCAGCCGTTTTCCGGTTTGTCTGGTTGTGTACGGACATCTTCACAGGCATGGGCACAGTGTATTAGACGGAATACCGCACGTTGAAGTGTCTTTGGGCTACCCAAAAGACAGGCAAGGCCGCGATGCGTACTGCATGTTGACGGTGCTCGATACGCTTTTGATGTAG
- a CDS encoding group II truncated hemoglobin → MSENTMTETMTETMTENVEKVEKGQATSPSTPTLLEWMGGRDAIRHLLQVFYAKVEKDDLLQPLFQHMPPDHHVHVAMWFEEVFGGEPLYTNDRGGFKNMIRKHRGRSIQAEQRERWVSLMMQSADEIELPSDPEFRSAFTAYIEWGSRRAMANSQPDAKPSKRDTVPRWGWGEAPPGTL, encoded by the coding sequence ATGAGTGAAAACACGATGACAGAAACGATGACAGAAACCATGACTGAGAACGTCGAGAAAGTTGAAAAAGGCCAGGCGACGAGTCCATCAACACCCACATTACTGGAGTGGATGGGGGGACGCGATGCGATCCGCCATTTGCTGCAGGTATTTTACGCCAAAGTCGAAAAAGATGACTTACTTCAGCCTCTTTTTCAGCATATGCCGCCAGATCACCATGTCCATGTGGCGATGTGGTTTGAAGAGGTCTTCGGTGGTGAGCCTCTGTATACCAATGACAGAGGCGGATTCAAAAATATGATCCGTAAGCACAGAGGACGTTCGATTCAGGCGGAGCAGCGAGAACGCTGGGTCTCTTTGATGATGCAAAGTGCCGATGAAATTGAATTACCCAGCGACCCGGAATTTCGTTCCGCGTTTACGGCATACATAGAGTGGGGATCGCGCAGAGCCATGGCCAATTCACAACCGGATGCTAAGCCTTCCAAGCGGGATACTGTGCCCAGATGGGGCTGGGGAGAAGCGCCTCCGGGAACACTTTAG
- a CDS encoding GNAT family N-acetyltransferase, whose product MMDIVKNKTETETSNSVWRVESANLAEWQAVIAWAKDEGWDMGIGDANAFFEVDDQGFFIGYLGKEPVAAMSVVNYSSRFSFLGHYLVSPAYRGQGYGLKLCQSAFYHGGERCMGLDGMPAQVDNYAKWGFAGDRYNLRMVGQVQQDYHCPDHIALVQAADIDALIAYDQSCTGIDRSALLKHWFIGETRYGFICRSGQEVTGIIGVRQSQEGYRVGPLFASSPDLVEPLFIAALSAVPQGGKVTLDVPEKTDRTLISLAETHGFESIFQTLRMYRGEPPKEQEHKVWCIASLELG is encoded by the coding sequence ATGATGGATATCGTCAAAAACAAAACGGAAACGGAAACATCAAACAGCGTCTGGCGTGTTGAATCCGCGAATCTGGCGGAGTGGCAAGCGGTGATTGCGTGGGCAAAAGATGAAGGCTGGGACATGGGCATCGGTGATGCGAATGCCTTTTTTGAGGTGGATGATCAAGGCTTCTTTATCGGTTATCTGGGTAAAGAGCCTGTTGCTGCGATGTCAGTCGTGAATTATTCGTCCCGCTTTAGTTTCCTCGGGCATTACTTGGTTTCCCCGGCGTACCGTGGACAAGGCTATGGCCTGAAGTTATGTCAAAGTGCGTTCTACCACGGTGGGGAACGTTGCATGGGACTGGATGGCATGCCGGCCCAGGTTGATAACTATGCAAAATGGGGGTTTGCCGGGGACAGATATAATCTGCGCATGGTGGGCCAGGTACAACAGGATTACCACTGCCCCGATCATATTGCGTTGGTACAGGCTGCGGATATCGACGCTCTCATCGCATACGATCAAAGCTGTACGGGTATCGACCGCAGTGCCTTACTGAAACACTGGTTTATCGGGGAAACACGTTACGGCTTCATTTGCCGGAGTGGTCAGGAAGTGACTGGCATTATCGGCGTTCGTCAGTCGCAAGAGGGTTACCGGGTTGGTCCGTTGTTCGCCAGTTCCCCAGACCTGGTGGAACCTCTGTTTATCGCGGCATTATCCGCTGTGCCACAGGGGGGGAAAGTCACCTTGGATGTCCCTGAAAAGACAGATCGCACTTTGATCAGTCTGGCCGAAACCCATGGATTTGAATCCATCTTCCAGACACTTCGCATGTATCGCGGTGAACCACCGAAAGAGCAGGAACACAAGGTTTGGTGCATTGCGTCATTGGAGCTTGGCTAA
- a CDS encoding acyl-CoA dehydrogenase family protein, which translates to MNTTTDEIKEFRLSCRECFDHYAKPHLEKWEEQGLVDRDFWQTMGAHGLLGMGVSQELGGQDKSDYRFALALTEEMLAVGMTAPIVISHNDVIASYLNQFASEAQKQRWLPDLCSGRRIAAIAITEPGGGSDSAGMSTQATADGENYVLNGRKAFITNGVNADLFIVAVKTDAGPRGQGISLIVVEKGMAGFSQGEALKKLGWHASDTANLTFDQCVVPKSNLLGRENLGSYYFMTGMTRERLSISTVAVVSAEIMMAETLAYVKQRKAFGQPIGAFQYNRFLLAQLDTQIKVTRSYLNDAIERFNAGSLSLEDAARLKWWATEVQNKVADECLQLHGGSAYMSDSSIGKLWVNSRVQKIYGGTSEIMLEVVSKSMGL; encoded by the coding sequence GTGAATACAACCACAGATGAGATAAAGGAGTTCCGGCTGTCTTGCCGGGAATGTTTTGACCATTACGCGAAGCCCCATCTTGAAAAATGGGAGGAGCAAGGTCTGGTGGATCGTGATTTCTGGCAGACCATGGGAGCGCATGGCTTGCTGGGGATGGGCGTCAGCCAGGAGCTGGGCGGACAAGATAAATCGGATTACCGCTTTGCGCTGGCGCTCACGGAAGAAATGCTGGCCGTGGGTATGACAGCGCCAATCGTGATTTCCCACAACGATGTCATTGCCAGTTATCTCAACCAGTTTGCTTCCGAAGCGCAGAAACAGCGCTGGTTACCGGACTTGTGCAGTGGCCGGCGAATAGCCGCTATTGCCATCACTGAACCAGGCGGTGGCTCAGATTCGGCCGGGATGAGCACGCAAGCGACAGCAGACGGCGAAAACTATGTGCTCAATGGCCGGAAAGCATTTATCACCAATGGGGTGAATGCGGATCTGTTTATCGTCGCGGTGAAGACTGACGCCGGGCCACGGGGGCAGGGAATCAGCCTGATAGTGGTGGAAAAAGGCATGGCTGGCTTTTCTCAGGGCGAAGCGCTGAAAAAACTGGGATGGCATGCCAGCGATACGGCGAATTTAACGTTTGACCAGTGTGTTGTGCCCAAAAGTAACCTGCTTGGGCGTGAAAATCTTGGCAGCTATTACTTTATGACAGGGATGACACGCGAACGCTTAAGTATCAGTACCGTGGCTGTGGTGAGCGCTGAAATCATGATGGCAGAGACGCTGGCTTACGTGAAACAGCGTAAGGCGTTTGGTCAGCCGATCGGGGCGTTTCAGTACAACCGCTTTTTGCTGGCGCAACTGGACACCCAGATCAAAGTGACCCGCAGTTATCTCAATGACGCCATTGAGCGCTTTAATGCCGGCTCACTCAGCCTGGAAGATGCGGCGCGGCTGAAATGGTGGGCAACAGAAGTACAGAACAAAGTGGCGGATGAATGTCTGCAACTGCATGGTGGCAGTGCTTATATGAGCGATTCGTCGATCGGCAAATTGTGGGTCAACAGCCGGGTTCAGAAAATTTATGGCGGCACCAGTGAAATCATGCTGGAAGTCGTCAGTAAATCCATGGGGCTTTAG
- a CDS encoding thioesterase II family protein: MSANKNLVVYAFPHAGASANVYRPFCKLHQDKGTALLHPVEMPGRGVLGREPEVTCLHTLAEKLADTLCSDFRQKQLQGIQRWATFGHSFGGVLSVAVTDVMHKKYGIKPAYSMVSGSVPPCEQDIDDLHLWSDESLLQKMREDQGTPNTVLNEPALARRYVAQLRSDFLVRSQFPSLRDLRVLQPLLLVAASDDPHVTEEQLQQWRRHTVDRISMIRVNGDHFAVYRHWSVIQQAMDSEASFRLAETNKMDSWSVFQ; the protein is encoded by the coding sequence ATGTCAGCGAATAAAAATCTGGTTGTGTATGCCTTCCCGCATGCCGGCGCCAGTGCCAATGTCTATCGACCTTTCTGCAAGCTTCATCAGGACAAGGGGACGGCACTTTTACATCCGGTTGAAATGCCCGGACGTGGTGTGCTGGGCCGTGAACCTGAGGTGACCTGCCTGCATACGCTGGCTGAGAAACTGGCAGATACCCTCTGTAGCGATTTTCGGCAAAAGCAGCTGCAGGGAATTCAGCGTTGGGCGACATTTGGTCACAGCTTTGGCGGTGTGCTCAGTGTGGCAGTCACAGACGTCATGCATAAAAAATATGGGATCAAACCTGCGTACAGCATGGTTTCGGGATCCGTTCCGCCCTGTGAGCAAGATATTGATGATTTGCACTTGTGGTCGGACGAATCCCTGCTGCAAAAAATGCGTGAGGATCAGGGAACACCCAATACGGTGCTGAATGAACCGGCGCTTGCCAGGCGCTATGTGGCTCAGTTACGCAGTGATTTTCTGGTGCGCAGCCAGTTTCCTTCACTCAGGGATCTGCGCGTTTTGCAGCCCCTGCTGCTGGTGGCCGCATCGGACGATCCGCATGTCACTGAGGAACAGCTTCAGCAATGGCGGCGGCACACAGTGGATCGGATAAGCATGATCCGGGTGAATGGCGATCATTTTGCGGTTTACCGGCACTGGTCTGTGATTCAGCAGGCAATGGATAGCGAAGCCTCGTTCAGGCTTGCGGAGACAAACAAAATGGACAGTTGGAGTGTGTTTCAGTGA
- a CDS encoding GMC family oxidoreductase: MSALAEEPLAQSQFDFIIVGGGSAGCVLAARLSEDSHIRVLLLEAGPESDAHLADSPLADASRLVLEGYNWSYQAQLRGSLSPASDQVRQLFADQPKDKHPPPFDYRVGKVLGGSSAVNGAVALRTFPRDFARWAEMGCPQWSWQHVLPWYRRLETDTDFPGDDLHGDQGPMVLRRPDADSLHPLDQAFSAACQKQGIPYTEDLNAGEAPGVGPVPSNVKQHARRLDVYQAYLAPVQDRPNLTVLTDVLVSAITFSGTTVSGIEAIYQGRFHRFEAGEVVLAAGAIGTPALLQRSGIGDPAHLQSLDIPVRVDRPAVGRNLQDHASLVIWALPKAGVCRRGLPWRQIAARICSGAGKETDVQIGLLNNVESHTVPKFRHRLEYPMIVGASAMLMQPAARGQVFITSREAEVLPSIQLPLRENEQDVHRMVGAVRQMWRALHDPAVACFLDGIQFWSEAMINSDRVMYSAVKNMLNPGWHASGTVRMGPEHNPDCAADQNGRVYGVTGLTVADASLFPVIPSMPTNLTTIMLAERISHALRTGGLDVSE, encoded by the coding sequence ATGAGTGCGCTAGCCGAAGAACCACTGGCTCAGAGCCAGTTTGATTTCATCATTGTCGGTGGCGGGTCTGCGGGCTGTGTGCTCGCGGCCCGCCTGTCGGAAGACAGTCACATACGGGTGTTGTTGCTCGAAGCCGGGCCCGAGTCAGATGCCCACCTTGCTGACAGTCCGCTTGCTGATGCATCCCGTTTGGTACTGGAAGGTTATAACTGGTCGTATCAGGCGCAGTTAAGAGGCAGCCTTAGCCCGGCCAGTGATCAGGTTCGTCAGTTGTTTGCGGATCAACCGAAGGATAAACATCCGCCTCCCTTTGATTACCGAGTGGGGAAAGTGCTGGGCGGCTCATCCGCCGTGAATGGCGCCGTTGCACTGCGGACTTTTCCCCGGGACTTTGCGCGTTGGGCTGAGATGGGGTGTCCGCAGTGGTCGTGGCAACACGTCCTGCCCTGGTATCGCCGTCTGGAAACCGATACGGATTTTCCGGGCGATGACTTGCACGGCGATCAGGGGCCTATGGTGTTGCGTCGTCCTGATGCTGACAGTCTGCATCCGTTAGATCAGGCTTTCTCTGCCGCCTGCCAGAAACAAGGGATTCCATATACCGAAGATCTGAATGCCGGAGAAGCACCCGGTGTCGGCCCTGTACCTTCCAATGTCAAACAGCACGCCCGGCGTCTGGATGTCTATCAGGCGTATCTGGCACCGGTTCAGGACAGGCCGAACTTAACGGTACTGACTGACGTTCTTGTCTCCGCCATCACATTCAGCGGGACGACGGTCTCAGGCATTGAAGCCATTTATCAGGGGCGCTTTCATCGCTTTGAAGCCGGTGAAGTGGTCCTGGCGGCAGGCGCCATCGGCACCCCGGCTTTGTTACAGCGCTCCGGGATTGGCGATCCGGCGCATTTGCAGTCTCTGGATATTCCTGTACGGGTCGACCGGCCTGCCGTTGGCCGCAATCTGCAGGATCATGCCTCGCTGGTGATCTGGGCGCTTCCCAAAGCCGGTGTCTGTCGTCGCGGCTTGCCGTGGCGTCAGATTGCAGCCCGAATTTGCAGTGGTGCAGGCAAGGAAACCGATGTCCAGATTGGCCTGCTCAATAATGTCGAAAGTCATACCGTGCCCAAATTCAGGCACAGGCTTGAGTATCCCATGATCGTTGGCGCTTCTGCCATGCTGATGCAGCCTGCTGCGCGGGGTCAGGTTTTTATCACCAGTCGCGAGGCCGAAGTGCTGCCATCCATACAGCTTCCCTTACGTGAAAACGAGCAGGACGTTCACCGCATGGTCGGGGCGGTACGGCAAATGTGGCGCGCACTGCATGACCCGGCGGTTGCCTGCTTTCTGGATGGGATTCAGTTCTGGTCTGAGGCCATGATCAACAGTGATCGGGTGATGTACAGCGCGGTCAAAAACATGCTCAACCCGGGCTGGCATGCATCCGGAACCGTCCGGATGGGGCCTGAACACAACCCGGATTGCGCGGCAGATCAGAACGGCAGGGTGTACGGTGTCACCGGCCTGACCGTTGCCGATGCTTCGCTGTTTCCTGTGATCCCCTCCATGCCGACCAATTTAACCACCATCATGCTGGCAGAGCGTATCTCGCACGCATTGAGAACAGGAGGTCTGGATGTCAGCGAATAA
- a CDS encoding phosphopantetheine-binding protein, with the protein MMVFRLQRQNTNLIYCPELVDHYNIAGEGVAQGYWADPEKTAQRFFTHPKTGERLYKTGDLGRYIQNGLIEILGREDNQVKINGYRVELGEVEFALLSLQAVNHVVIDAPVHPKSGQRQLVAYLVLHENADCDHETLKQRCREQAQSTLPPYMVPTYFVILPYMPLTANGKIDRKALPAPWPEEQTQTAETKPVSATESRLLNLWRELLQHDDLDVNAGFFDVGGDSLIAVALLSTLREEFKVTAVQEQDLIEGLFMNTSIRQFAQIIESMKQLDGVSLG; encoded by the coding sequence ATGATGGTATTCCGCCTGCAAAGGCAGAATACCAACCTAATTTACTGTCCGGAATTAGTTGACCACTACAATATCGCGGGTGAAGGGGTTGCTCAAGGTTACTGGGCCGATCCGGAAAAAACGGCGCAGCGATTTTTCACTCACCCGAAAACCGGTGAACGTCTGTATAAGACTGGGGATTTAGGGCGGTATATCCAAAATGGCTTGATAGAAATTCTGGGCAGGGAAGATAACCAGGTCAAAATCAATGGCTACCGTGTGGAGTTGGGTGAAGTGGAATTTGCTTTGCTGAGTCTGCAAGCCGTGAATCATGTTGTGATAGATGCGCCGGTTCACCCTAAATCGGGACAAAGGCAACTGGTGGCCTATCTGGTACTGCACGAGAACGCTGATTGTGATCATGAAACCCTGAAACAGCGCTGCCGGGAGCAGGCACAAAGCACTTTGCCACCTTATATGGTGCCCACTTACTTCGTTATTTTGCCTTACATGCCACTTACCGCAAACGGCAAGATCGATCGAAAAGCATTACCGGCACCCTGGCCGGAAGAGCAGACGCAAACAGCAGAGACCAAACCTGTTTCTGCTACGGAAAGCCGGTTACTCAATCTCTGGCGGGAGCTGTTACAACACGATGATCTGGATGTGAATGCCGGGTTCTTTGATGTTGGCGGCGACTCGCTGATTGCTGTGGCACTGCTGAGCACACTGCGTGAAGAATTCAAGGTCACGGCTGTTCAGGAGCAGGATCTGATCGAAGGTCTCTTCATGAATACCAGCATCCGTCAGTTTGCCCAGATCATTGAATCGATGAAACAACTGGATGGAGTCAGTCTGGGATGA